A genomic window from Hypomesus transpacificus isolate Combined female chromosome 15, fHypTra1, whole genome shotgun sequence includes:
- the LOC124477682 gene encoding uncharacterized protein LOC124477682 isoform X2 has protein sequence MNKFYTLVAGDTRGCHVEMNGNLNSRGLTEVMAPADCDVIMAYCPVVSRLGTDLEAAMERIPAGKPVILVVLHHTFNPDYTVPDCSRHVTRSDVILTVNCLFHDSKGGLLFCSQNNKAVAEILNCLPSSKAPAVNDKTCALVLFVSLVLALVLSLALLIVLVTENNPSTAVGVALGLALASSVGLCWALRQARKKNSLF, from the exons ATGAACAAGTTCTACACTCTTGTGGCCGGGGATACTAGGGGGTGTCATGTGGAGATGAACGGAAATCTCAACTCAAGAGGCCTGACTGAAGTGATGGCACCAGCagactgtgatgtcatcatggcTTACTGTCCAGTTGTCTCTCGACTAGGGACTGATCTTGAGGCAGCTATGGAAAGAATTCCAG CTGGTAAACCAGTCATCCTAGTGGTGCTGCATCACACCTTCAACCCAGACTACACCGTACCTGACTGCAGCAGACATGTGACCAGAAGTGATGTCATCCTCACTGTAAACTGTCTGTTCCACGACTCCAAAGGAGGACTCTTGTTTTGTTCTCAAAACAACAAAGCTGTGGCTGAGATCCTGAACTGCTTGCCAAGTTCTAAG gCACCTGCAGTCAATGACAAAACGTGTGCCCTGGTCCTGTTTGTGTCCCTGGTCCTGGCTCTGGTCTTGTCCTTGGCTCTGCTGATTGTCCTGGTGACAGAAAACAACCCATCCACGGCCGTAGGCGTGGCCCTAGGCCTGGCTCTTGCCTCGAGCGTGGGCTTGTGCTGGGCTCTTCGACAGGCCCGGAAAAAAAATTCATTATTTTAA
- the LOC124477682 gene encoding uncharacterized protein LOC124477682 isoform X3, with translation MNKFYTLVAGDTRGCHVEINGNLTSRGLTEVMAPADCDVIMAYCPVVSRLGTDLKAAMERIPDGKPVILVVLHHTFNPDYTVPDCSRHVTRSDVILTVNCLFHDSKGGLLKCSQNDKAVAEILNCLPSSKAPAVNDKTCALVLFVSLVLALVLSLALLIVLVTENNPSTAVGVALGLALASSVGLCWALRQARKKNSLF, from the exons ATGAACAAGTTCTACACTCTTGTGGCCGGGGATACTAGGGGGTGTCATGTGGAGATTAACGGAAATCTCACCTCAAGAGGCCTGACCGAAGTGATGGCACCAGCagactgtgatgtcatcatggcTTACTGTCCAGTTGTCTCTCGACTAGGGACTGATCTTAAGGCAGCTATGGAAAGAATTCCAG ATGGTAAACCAGTCATCCTAGTGGTGCTGCATCACACCTTCAACCCAGACTACACTGTACCTGACTGCAGCAGACATGTGACCAGAAGTGATGTCATCCTCACTGTAAACTGTCTGTTCCACGACTCCAAAGGAGGACTCTTGAAGTGTTCTCAAAACGACAAAGCTGTGGCTGAGATCCTGAACTGCTTGCCAAGTTCTAAG gCACCTGCAGTCAATGACAAAACGTGTGCCCTGGTCCTGTTTGTGTCCCTGGTCCTGGCTCTGGTCTTGTCCTTGGCTCTGCTGATTGTCCTGGTGACAGAAAACAACCCATCCACGGCCGTAGGCGTGGCCCTAGGCCTGGCTCTTGCCTCGAGCGTGGGCTTGTGCTGGGCTCTTCGACAGGCCCGGAAAAAAAATTCATTATTTTAA
- the tpd52l1 gene encoding tumor protein D53 isoform X2 has translation METRQQERGHLRTGLLDAEPLRESEEDNMVSDVDLNNTVTEEEREEIQQELAKLEEEISTLRQVLSSKEKQHAELKQKLGITPLSELRNNFSRSWYDMQTSTAYKKTSETFNTAGQKTSAAFNNLGSAISRKFGDMRNSPSFKSFEEKVESTVSNIKTKVGGTGGSFEEVLSSAAHASTQDTPSNHLIDSPEETR, from the exons ATGGAAACCAGACAACAAG AGAGGGGACACCTGAGAACAG GTCTGCTTGATGCAGAGCCTCTCAGGGAATCGGAGGAGGACAACATGGTGTCAGACGTGGACCTCAACAACACTGTGAccgaagaggagagggaggagatccaGCAGGAGCTGGCCAAG tTAGAAGAGGAGATCTCTACTCTGAGGCAGGTCCTGTCCTCAAAGGAGAAGCAGCATGCAGAGCTGAAGCAGAAGCTGGGCATCACCCCCCTCAGTGAGCTGCGCAACAACTTCAGCCGCAGCTGGTACGACATGCAGACCTCCACCGC gtacaAGAAGACGTCAGAGACCTTCAACACAGCAGGCCAGAAAACCTCTGCAGCGTTCAACAATCTGGGGTCTGCCATCAGCAGGAAGTTTGGAGACATGAG AAACTCCCCCAGCTTCAAGTCCtttgaggagaaggtggagagcACCGTCTCCAACATCAAG ACCAAAGTGGGCGGGACCGGGGGGAGCTTCGAGGAGGTGCTGTCCTCAGCAGCCCACGCCAGCACCCAGGACACGCCCTCCAACCACCTGATTGACAGCCCGGAAGAGACCCGCTAG
- the tpd52l1 gene encoding tumor protein D53 isoform X5 has translation METRQQERGHLRTGLLDAEPLRESEEDNMVSDVDLNNTVTEEEREEIQQELAKLEEEISTLRQVLSSKEKQHAELKQKLGITPLSELRNNFSRSWYDMQTSTAYKKTSETFNTAGQKTSAAFNNLGSAISRKFGDMRSNSIGYSIRHSMSMPTMRNSPSFKSFEEKVESTVSNIKTKVGGTGGSFEEVLSSAAHASTQDTPSNHLIDSPEETR, from the exons ATGGAAACCAGACAACAAG AGAGGGGACACCTGAGAACAG GTCTGCTTGATGCAGAGCCTCTCAGGGAATCGGAGGAGGACAACATGGTGTCAGACGTGGACCTCAACAACACTGTGAccgaagaggagagggaggagatccaGCAGGAGCTGGCCAAG tTAGAAGAGGAGATCTCTACTCTGAGGCAGGTCCTGTCCTCAAAGGAGAAGCAGCATGCAGAGCTGAAGCAGAAGCTGGGCATCACCCCCCTCAGTGAGCTGCGCAACAACTTCAGCCGCAGCTGGTACGACATGCAGACCTCCACCGC gtacaAGAAGACGTCAGAGACCTTCAACACAGCAGGCCAGAAAACCTCTGCAGCGTTCAACAATCTGGGGTCTGCCATCAGCAGGAAGTTTGGAGACATGAG ATCAAATTCAATAGG CTACTCTATCAGACATTCTATGAGCATGCCTACCATgag AAACTCCCCCAGCTTCAAGTCCtttgaggagaaggtggagagcACCGTCTCCAACATCAAG ACCAAAGTGGGCGGGACCGGGGGGAGCTTCGAGGAGGTGCTGTCCTCAGCAGCCCACGCCAGCACCCAGGACACGCCCTCCAACCACCTGATTGACAGCCCGGAAGAGACCCGCTAG
- the tpd52l1 gene encoding tumor protein D53 isoform X1 produces the protein METRQQERGHLRTGLLDAEPLRESEEDNMVSDVDLNNTVTEEEREEIQQELAKLEEEISTLRQVLSSKEKQHAELKQKLGITPLSELRNNFSRSWYDMQTSTAYKKTSETFNTAGQKTSAAFNNLGSAISRKFGDMRNSPSFKSFEEKVESTVSNIKQTKVGGTGGSFEEVLSSAAHASTQDTPSNHLIDSPEETR, from the exons ATGGAAACCAGACAACAAG AGAGGGGACACCTGAGAACAG GTCTGCTTGATGCAGAGCCTCTCAGGGAATCGGAGGAGGACAACATGGTGTCAGACGTGGACCTCAACAACACTGTGAccgaagaggagagggaggagatccaGCAGGAGCTGGCCAAG tTAGAAGAGGAGATCTCTACTCTGAGGCAGGTCCTGTCCTCAAAGGAGAAGCAGCATGCAGAGCTGAAGCAGAAGCTGGGCATCACCCCCCTCAGTGAGCTGCGCAACAACTTCAGCCGCAGCTGGTACGACATGCAGACCTCCACCGC gtacaAGAAGACGTCAGAGACCTTCAACACAGCAGGCCAGAAAACCTCTGCAGCGTTCAACAATCTGGGGTCTGCCATCAGCAGGAAGTTTGGAGACATGAG AAACTCCCCCAGCTTCAAGTCCtttgaggagaaggtggagagcACCGTCTCCAACATCAAG CAGACCAAAGTGGGCGGGACCGGGGGGAGCTTCGAGGAGGTGCTGTCCTCAGCAGCCCACGCCAGCACCCAGGACACGCCCTCCAACCACCTGATTGACAGCCCGGAAGAGACCCGCTAG
- the tpd52l1 gene encoding tumor protein D53 isoform X3 → METRQQGLLDAEPLRESEEDNMVSDVDLNNTVTEEEREEIQQELAKLEEEISTLRQVLSSKEKQHAELKQKLGITPLSELRNNFSRSWYDMQTSTAYKKTSETFNTAGQKTSAAFNNLGSAISRKFGDMRNSPSFKSFEEKVESTVSNIKQTKVGGTGGSFEEVLSSAAHASTQDTPSNHLIDSPEETR, encoded by the exons ATGGAAACCAGACAACAAG GTCTGCTTGATGCAGAGCCTCTCAGGGAATCGGAGGAGGACAACATGGTGTCAGACGTGGACCTCAACAACACTGTGAccgaagaggagagggaggagatccaGCAGGAGCTGGCCAAG tTAGAAGAGGAGATCTCTACTCTGAGGCAGGTCCTGTCCTCAAAGGAGAAGCAGCATGCAGAGCTGAAGCAGAAGCTGGGCATCACCCCCCTCAGTGAGCTGCGCAACAACTTCAGCCGCAGCTGGTACGACATGCAGACCTCCACCGC gtacaAGAAGACGTCAGAGACCTTCAACACAGCAGGCCAGAAAACCTCTGCAGCGTTCAACAATCTGGGGTCTGCCATCAGCAGGAAGTTTGGAGACATGAG AAACTCCCCCAGCTTCAAGTCCtttgaggagaaggtggagagcACCGTCTCCAACATCAAG CAGACCAAAGTGGGCGGGACCGGGGGGAGCTTCGAGGAGGTGCTGTCCTCAGCAGCCCACGCCAGCACCCAGGACACGCCCTCCAACCACCTGATTGACAGCCCGGAAGAGACCCGCTAG
- the tpd52l1 gene encoding tumor protein D53 isoform X4: protein METRQQGLLDAEPLRESEEDNMVSDVDLNNTVTEEEREEIQQELAKLEEEISTLRQVLSSKEKQHAELKQKLGITPLSELRNNFSRSWYDMQTSTAYKKTSETFNTAGQKTSAAFNNLGSAISRKFGDMRNSPSFKSFEEKVESTVSNIKTKVGGTGGSFEEVLSSAAHASTQDTPSNHLIDSPEETR from the exons ATGGAAACCAGACAACAAG GTCTGCTTGATGCAGAGCCTCTCAGGGAATCGGAGGAGGACAACATGGTGTCAGACGTGGACCTCAACAACACTGTGAccgaagaggagagggaggagatccaGCAGGAGCTGGCCAAG tTAGAAGAGGAGATCTCTACTCTGAGGCAGGTCCTGTCCTCAAAGGAGAAGCAGCATGCAGAGCTGAAGCAGAAGCTGGGCATCACCCCCCTCAGTGAGCTGCGCAACAACTTCAGCCGCAGCTGGTACGACATGCAGACCTCCACCGC gtacaAGAAGACGTCAGAGACCTTCAACACAGCAGGCCAGAAAACCTCTGCAGCGTTCAACAATCTGGGGTCTGCCATCAGCAGGAAGTTTGGAGACATGAG AAACTCCCCCAGCTTCAAGTCCtttgaggagaaggtggagagcACCGTCTCCAACATCAAG ACCAAAGTGGGCGGGACCGGGGGGAGCTTCGAGGAGGTGCTGTCCTCAGCAGCCCACGCCAGCACCCAGGACACGCCCTCCAACCACCTGATTGACAGCCCGGAAGAGACCCGCTAG
- the LOC124477682 gene encoding uncharacterized protein LOC124477682 isoform X1 has translation MNKFYTLVAGDTRGCHVEINGNLTSRGLTEVMAPADCDVIMAYCPVVSRLGTDLKAAMERIPDGKPVILVVLHHTFNPDYTVPDCSRHVTRSDVILTVNCLFHDSKGGLLKCSQNDKAVAEILNCLPSSKTPAVNYRTCALVLFVFLVLALVLSLALIIAVIVVNTPTKDPAHTPALSAVLALALASSLGLGLALQQARKRNAIF, from the exons ATGAACAAGTTCTACACTCTTGTGGCCGGGGATACTAGGGGGTGTCATGTGGAGATTAACGGAAATCTCACCTCAAGAGGCCTGACCGAAGTGATGGCACCAGCagactgtgatgtcatcatggcTTACTGTCCAGTTGTCTCTCGACTAGGGACTGATCTTAAGGCAGCTATGGAAAGAATTCCAG ATGGTAAACCAGTCATCCTAGTGGTGCTGCATCACACCTTCAACCCAGACTACACTGTACCTGACTGCAGCAGACATGTGACCAGAAGTGATGTCATCCTCACTGTAAACTGTCTGTTCCACGACTCCAAAGGAGGACTCTTGAAGTGTTCTCAAAACGACAAAGCTGTGGCTGAGATCCTGAACTGCTTGCCAAGTTCTAAG ACGCCTGCAGTCAATTACAGAACGTGTGCCCTGGTCCTGTTTGTGTTCCTGGTCCTCGCTCTGGTCCTGTCCTTGGCTCTGATCATTGCCGTGATCGTGGTGAACACCCCAACCAAAGACCCAGCTCATACCCCAGCTCTTTCTGCAGTCCTAGCCCTGGCCCTGGCATCGAGCCTGGGCTTGGGTTTGGCTCTTCAACAGGCCCGGAAAAGAAATGCTATATTTTAA
- the hddc2 gene encoding HD domain-containing protein 2, producing the protein MATSLCAASMNDMLQFMKLIGQLKRVPRTGWVYRNVREPESVSDHMYRMSMMALTITDTSVNKERCMKLALVHDMAECIVGDITPADNISKAEKHRREEEAMHQITGLLPEGLKKEIYDLWEEYESQCTSEAKLVKEFDLLEMILQAHEYELLEKTPGRLQEFFDSTQGRFHHPDVLQLLHSLNQERAGHLATGAQGEEHSGPPPPSSS; encoded by the exons ATGGCCACCAGCTTGTGCGCCGCAAGCATGAACGATATGCTGCAGTTCATGAAACTTATCGGACAGCTAAAG CGGGTTCCACGGACCGGCTGGGTGTACCGAAACGTAAGGGAACCGGAGAGCGTGTCGGACCACATGTACCGGATGTCCATGATGGCCCTGACCATCACGGACACGAGCGTGAATAAGGAGAG GTGTATGAAGTTGGCCCTGGTCCATGACATGGCAGAGTGCATTGTAGGAGATATCACCCCGGCTGATAACATCAGTAAAGCTGAAAAACACAGACGAGAAGAG GAGGCCATGCACCAGATCACTGGGCTGCTGCCGGAGGGACTAAAGAAGGAGATCTACGATCTCTGGGAG gagtaCGAGAGCCAGTGCACGAGTGAGGCCAAGCTGGTGAAAGAGTTTGACCTGCTAGAGATGATCCTACAGGCCCATGAATATGAGCTTCTGGAGAAAACACCTGGCAGGCTGCAGGAGTTCTTTGACTCTACACAag GTCGGTTCCACCACCCTGATGTTCTCCAGCTGCTCCACAGTCTGAACCAGGAAAGGGCAGGTCATCTGGCCACCGGCGCCCAGGGTGAAGAGCATTCTggacctcccccaccctcctcctcttga
- the LOC124477682 gene encoding uncharacterized protein LOC124477682 isoform X4, whose protein sequence is MNGNLNSRGLTEVMAPADCDVIMAYCPVVSRLGTDLEAAMERIPAGKPVILVVLHHTFNPDYTVPDCSRHVTRSDVILTVNCLFHDSKGGLLFCSQNNKAVAEILNCLPSSKAPAVNDKTCALVLFVSLVLALVLSLALLIVLVTENNPSTAVGVALGLALASSVGLCWALRQARKKNSLF, encoded by the exons ATGAACGGAAATCTCAACTCAAGAGGCCTGACTGAAGTGATGGCACCAGCagactgtgatgtcatcatggcTTACTGTCCAGTTGTCTCTCGACTAGGGACTGATCTTGAGGCAGCTATGGAAAGAATTCCAG CTGGTAAACCAGTCATCCTAGTGGTGCTGCATCACACCTTCAACCCAGACTACACCGTACCTGACTGCAGCAGACATGTGACCAGAAGTGATGTCATCCTCACTGTAAACTGTCTGTTCCACGACTCCAAAGGAGGACTCTTGTTTTGTTCTCAAAACAACAAAGCTGTGGCTGAGATCCTGAACTGCTTGCCAAGTTCTAAG gCACCTGCAGTCAATGACAAAACGTGTGCCCTGGTCCTGTTTGTGTCCCTGGTCCTGGCTCTGGTCTTGTCCTTGGCTCTGCTGATTGTCCTGGTGACAGAAAACAACCCATCCACGGCCGTAGGCGTGGCCCTAGGCCTGGCTCTTGCCTCGAGCGTGGGCTTGTGCTGGGCTCTTCGACAGGCCCGGAAAAAAAATTCATTATTTTAA